One window of the Helicobacter sp. 12S02232-10 genome contains the following:
- the trmB gene encoding tRNA (guanosine(46)-N7)-methyltransferase TrmB yields the protein MPHFLAESASLGDYPFYEDAYAFLFEVKSLKNISESLICVTYGNHKFFIKKIKRQKEILFKAEKNTKPNPVGILKGALRVLAKRSQLISHNLNNDSVRQVIKSKFLLKPSEIFRLELRNFCVEIGFGSGRHLLKMAQKNLDKKYIGIEIHTPSIEQVLRQIELLGLENIFIVRVDARILLEILPSNQCEAIYVHFPVPWNKKPHRRVMSAKLISQALRVLQKDCALELRTDDQKYFKDSFEMVLDNKSAKIEAAKNLSGEVVSKYEARWQRQHKDIFDLKIFSLTWDEDEKIEYDFKFDFFIPKHLQSLQKSQKIVKEDYFLHICDVFESDFFVIFAVSFGDFSWPVNKMIVCDKKNQETYYFGDIPLATPANIMAHKELLKLLAEDK from the coding sequence ATGCCTCATTTTTTAGCTGAAAGTGCGTCTTTGGGAGACTATCCTTTCTATGAAGATGCGTATGCGTTTTTGTTTGAGGTCAAAAGTCTTAAAAATATATCAGAAAGTTTAATTTGTGTAACTTATGGCAATCATAAATTTTTCATCAAAAAAATAAAACGCCAAAAAGAAATTTTATTTAAAGCTGAAAAGAATACAAAACCAAATCCTGTAGGGATTCTTAAGGGTGCTTTGAGAGTATTGGCTAAAAGATCGCAACTCATCTCGCATAATCTGAATAACGATTCAGTACGCCAAGTCATTAAGAGCAAATTTTTATTGAAACCTTCTGAAATTTTTCGGCTTGAACTTAGGAATTTTTGTGTTGAAATTGGTTTTGGATCAGGCAGGCATTTGCTCAAAATGGCTCAAAAAAATTTGGATAAAAAATATATCGGGATAGAAATCCATACCCCTTCAATTGAGCAGGTTTTGAGACAAATTGAACTATTGGGGCTTGAAAATATTTTTATTGTGCGCGTAGATGCAAGAATATTGCTTGAAATTCTCCCTTCTAATCAATGCGAAGCTATTTATGTGCATTTCCCTGTTCCTTGGAATAAAAAGCCCCATCGTAGAGTGATGAGTGCAAAATTAATATCGCAAGCATTGCGGGTATTGCAGAAAGATTGCGCACTTGAGCTTAGGACAGATGATCAGAAATATTTTAAAGATAGTTTTGAAATGGTTTTAGATAACAAAAGCGCTAAAATTGAAGCTGCTAAAAATCTTTCCGGCGAGGTTGTGAGCAAATATGAGGCAAGGTGGCAAAGGCAGCATAAAGATATTTTTGATTTAAAAATTTTTTCTCTTACTTGGGATGAAGATGAAAAAATAGAGTATGATTTCAAATTTGATTTTTTTATTCCCAAACATCTGCAATCATTGCAAAAATCTCAAAAAATCGTGAAAGAGGATTATTTTCTACATATTTGCGATGTGTTTGAATCTGATTTCTTTGTGATTTTTGCAGTTAGTTTTGGAGATTTTAGCTGGCCTGTGAATAAAATGATTGTTTGTGATAAAAAAAATCAAGAAACTTATTATTTTGGCGATATTCCTTTAGCAACACCAGCAAATATAATGGCTCACAAAGAATTATTGAAGTTATTAGCGGAGGATAAATGA
- a CDS encoding ABC transporter ATP-binding protein, which translates to MSSVIRAKDLCLGYKKGELIIKNANFQIERKDFVFISGASGSGKSTLLRSLYGNLPIFGGNLEVCNINIERAGKRLINELRRNIGIVFQDYKLIEEWSVEKNICLPMIISGYKKEVYDSQVEKLLSHVDLLYKANRYPLELSGGEQQRVAMARAIAHRPSLILADEPTGNLDDYSSDMIWSLLKSANEQLDVTVVVVTHRIPDRLNVPYRKLNIKDGEVYEYS; encoded by the coding sequence ATGAGCAGTGTTATTCGGGCAAAAGATCTATGTTTGGGTTATAAAAAAGGCGAATTGATCATTAAGAATGCAAATTTTCAAATTGAACGCAAAGATTTTGTGTTTATTTCAGGAGCCAGCGGTAGTGGGAAAAGCACTTTACTTAGATCGCTGTATGGAAATCTTCCTATATTTGGGGGGAATTTAGAAGTGTGTAATATCAACATCGAAAGAGCTGGGAAAAGGCTGATCAATGAACTACGCCGCAATATCGGGATTGTTTTTCAAGATTATAAACTGATTGAAGAATGGAGCGTAGAGAAAAATATTTGTTTGCCGATGATTATCAGTGGTTACAAGAAAGAAGTCTATGATTCTCAGGTTGAAAAACTCCTTTCTCACGTTGATTTGCTTTATAAAGCAAATCGCTATCCCTTAGAGCTTAGCGGTGGAGAGCAGCAAAGGGTTGCGATGGCAAGGGCTATTGCTCATCGACCTTCACTGATATTAGCAGATGAACCTACGGGCAATCTTGATGATTATTCTAGCGATATGATTTGGAGTTTATTAAAGAGTGCTAATGAACAACTTGATGTGACTGTCGTAGTTGTGACTCACAGAATCCCAGATCGCCTGAATGTCCCTTATAGAAAATTAAACATAAAAGATGGAGAAGTTTATGAATACTCTTAA
- a CDS encoding cell division protein FtsX, producing the protein MNTLKRHFSLIIPLLALLFSLESIVLVNRAISVKEDKLSQSYSILLASRQKLSLEFIVKNVREAKNLIPINPDFLLERLKQNMTEANLANVKKDLPFFYSLKLSVFPNQKRLEDINQILLKIPGVQKVEAFSKTHNQVYRLLFLIKINVWIFASLIAILSILLIIRQIQIWRFEHSKRMEIMSFLGAPVWIKNGILFRLAIIDSIITSICIIVGTFYLSMREDFKEMISALEIQESIFRFGSDFLMLLSISILISVFSVLVVIFSQRRF; encoded by the coding sequence ATGAATACTCTTAAAAGGCATTTTTCATTGATCATTCCTTTATTAGCTTTGCTTTTTAGCCTTGAGAGTATCGTTTTGGTAAATCGTGCCATATCTGTTAAAGAAGATAAATTATCCCAAAGCTATTCTATATTGCTAGCGAGTCGGCAAAAATTAAGCTTGGAATTTATTGTTAAAAATGTCAGAGAGGCTAAGAATCTTATCCCCATTAATCCAGATTTTTTGTTGGAACGTCTGAAACAAAATATGACTGAAGCTAATCTTGCTAACGTTAAGAAAGACTTACCGTTTTTTTATTCATTGAAGCTTTCTGTTTTTCCTAATCAAAAACGATTAGAAGATATCAATCAAATACTTTTGAAGATACCTGGCGTTCAAAAAGTGGAAGCTTTTAGCAAGACACATAACCAAGTTTATAGATTATTATTTTTAATCAAAATTAACGTTTGGATTTTTGCTTCCTTGATTGCAATTCTATCAATTTTGCTCATCATTAGGCAGATTCAAATTTGGCGCTTTGAGCATAGCAAAAGAATGGAAATTATGAGTTTTTTAGGAGCACCGGTATGGATTAAAAACGGGATTTTATTCAGATTGGCCATCATCGATTCTATCATTACAAGCATTTGTATTATCGTAGGGACTTTTTATTTGTCTATGCGAGAAGATTTTAAAGAAATGATCAGTGCGTTAGAGATTCAAGAGAGTATTTTCAGATTCGGTTCGGATTTTTTAATGCTTTTATCAATTTCTATTTTGATTTCAGTATTTTCAGTGTTGGTAGTAATCTTCTCTCAAAGGAGATTTTAA
- a CDS encoding peptidoglycan DD-metalloendopeptidase family protein, whose protein sequence is MRLNKSFIVFLVFVFLIGADIEDINKNISTNKSKLQKKEKEKNEISNLLNTLGAKINQKHRQIKELDDQIEAVQKNINKNQSENSAQEKALKEYKNSLNNLEKQKIKIQDDIANILIKDMAFIMVLNHQSPISPDDIILQEIFKNLNKDSKKRIEEFTQEENNINAQISQLSNNINKISTFITVQKDKKQKLQAMISEQKKLVKNLQSELGAYDKKLRDIDNERKSLDKILSNLNILKQTKEKELLAKKLKEEEERQKVRAKSQPANTNQLQAPLDVKQVASSYRSISTTKYKGPKTIAPLSSYRVEQKFGPYFDPVYKLKVFNESVTLVSKVRNAVVRNIFDGKVVYAKEVPILKKVIIIEHKDEMHTIYSQLDKIAPTIKPGLRIQKGYVIGRVDQRLGFEVTQKDKHIDPLEIISQSK, encoded by the coding sequence GTGAGGTTGAACAAGTCTTTTATAGTTTTTTTGGTCTTTGTTTTTCTTATTGGAGCAGATATTGAAGATATCAATAAAAATATCAGCACCAACAAGTCAAAGCTTCAGAAAAAAGAGAAAGAAAAGAATGAAATCAGCAACCTTCTAAATACCTTAGGAGCTAAGATTAATCAAAAGCACAGGCAGATTAAAGAGTTAGATGATCAGATTGAAGCAGTTCAAAAAAATATCAATAAGAACCAGTCAGAAAATTCTGCACAGGAAAAAGCTCTCAAAGAATATAAGAATTCATTGAATAATCTCGAGAAGCAAAAGATTAAGATTCAAGATGATATTGCCAATATTTTGATTAAAGATATGGCCTTTATTATGGTTCTCAACCATCAAAGTCCAATTTCGCCCGATGACATCATATTGCAAGAAATTTTTAAAAATCTCAATAAAGATTCTAAAAAAAGAATAGAAGAATTCACCCAAGAAGAAAATAATATCAATGCACAAATATCCCAGCTTAGTAATAATATCAATAAAATCAGCACTTTTATTACCGTTCAAAAAGATAAAAAGCAAAAACTTCAGGCAATGATTTCAGAACAAAAAAAATTAGTCAAAAATTTGCAATCGGAGTTGGGAGCTTATGATAAAAAACTCAGAGATATTGACAATGAAAGAAAAAGTCTTGATAAAATCCTTTCCAATCTCAATATATTGAAACAAACAAAAGAAAAGGAATTATTGGCAAAAAAATTAAAAGAAGAAGAGGAGAGGCAAAAGGTCCGCGCCAAATCCCAGCCTGCAAATACAAATCAACTTCAAGCACCTTTGGATGTCAAGCAGGTTGCAAGTTCTTATCGAAGCATTTCGACTACAAAATACAAGGGTCCAAAGACAATTGCTCCTTTATCGAGCTATCGGGTAGAACAAAAGTTTGGTCCTTATTTTGACCCTGTTTATAAATTGAAGGTTTTTAATGAATCTGTAACTTTGGTATCTAAAGTTCGCAATGCAGTCGTTCGAAATATTTTTGATGGGAAGGTTGTGTATGCAAAGGAGGTGCCAATATTAAAAAAAGTCATTATTATTGAGCATAAAGATGAAATGCATACGATTTATTCACAACTTGATAAGATTGCTCCGACAATTAAACCTGGATTAAGAATTCAAAAAGGTTATGTGATTGGCAGAGTTGATCAGAGATTGGGTTTTGAAGTAACCCAGAAAGACAAGCATATTGACCCGTTGGAAATAATTTCTCAAAGTAAATAA
- a CDS encoding FlaG family protein, producing MMDNIQGSSFSSLQNKLVGLVNNAGKPVGIDEHTQIPIAKQNQEIDTYHSNRKKDELKQELILLSGELNKEMKRINTDINFNYNDDIRGLVVTVKEVNGDKIIREIPSKEAIELMKKMHDIVGLIFDKKG from the coding sequence ATGATGGACAATATACAAGGAAGTTCATTTTCATCATTGCAAAATAAGCTTGTCGGTCTTGTAAATAATGCCGGAAAACCCGTAGGGATAGATGAACACACACAAATTCCTATAGCCAAACAAAATCAAGAGATAGATACTTATCACAGCAATAGAAAAAAAGACGAACTCAAACAGGAACTGATATTGCTTAGTGGTGAATTGAATAAAGAAATGAAAAGAATCAATACAGATATCAATTTTAACTATAATGATGATATTAGAGGATTGGTTGTTACCGTAAAAGAAGTCAATGGAGATAAAATTATCCGTGAAATTCCTTCAAAAGAGGCAATTGAATTGATGAAAAAAATGCACGACATTGTAGGGCTTATTTTTGACAAAAAGGGCTGA
- the fliD gene encoding flagellar filament capping protein FliD — translation MAMGKLSSLGIGSNVLNYDVIDKLKSADEKTMIVPIDKKMELNVEKQKELVAIKTLISTLKSPVKTLSDYSSYIARTSNVAGSAIKANVSAGVPIQDIKIDVESLAQGDINEVGTKFSSRDDAFSDHDVKLKFFTNGKNYTIDIKAGMTLGDVAQAITDTTKGEVSGIVMKTGGAKPYQLMINSKNTGENSRIYFGSIITSNPIPETPIDLEQGDFTLTLKDKNGNNQNIDIIFNIKEKTSAQDKAEALKEAIKEAIKENPDTKDLLDGDINVGLSDDGKSLVLNDRRGYEVSLGGKKLAQLGFEQNHSEKDALLESNVSVKAGHLEGVINIGTVPLNLAKMTKKNNTSEENAKIIAQAIENIAGMHAKTDGNGKLILNSEIGEIKITPQDSEGKKAIKELGLKEGLIQDYSKIQSEIFKFKNLQAASDAKFTYNGVTITRPSNEINDVINGVSLTLQETTEPGKPAIISIGRDNQVIIDNIKEFVKAYNELIPKLDETTRYDPDTKVAGIFNGVSDIRTIRSAINNAFSYTVSSQGDMQSLMKYGLSIDDKSKMSLDESKLSSALNEDPQKTQDFFYGMDKKNFEGKEIHQEGIFVKFNKVLSDLVDGNNAKLKIYEDSLDKDAKNLKKDKESAMDLLKTRYDIMADRFAAYDGQIAKANNSFNAVQMMIDQSVAKKK, via the coding sequence TTGGCAATGGGCAAACTAAGCTCCCTTGGAATTGGGAGCAATGTTTTAAATTATGATGTTATCGATAAGCTTAAGAGCGCCGATGAAAAGACTATGATTGTTCCTATTGACAAAAAAATGGAATTAAATGTTGAGAAACAAAAAGAGCTTGTTGCAATAAAAACGCTCATCAGTACTTTAAAATCTCCGGTCAAAACCCTCTCTGATTATTCTTCTTATATCGCTAGAACGAGCAATGTAGCCGGAAGTGCCATTAAAGCTAACGTTAGTGCAGGCGTCCCTATACAGGATATAAAAATTGATGTCGAAAGTTTGGCACAAGGAGACATCAATGAAGTGGGGACAAAATTTTCATCAAGGGATGATGCATTTAGCGATCACGATGTGAAGCTGAAGTTTTTTACCAATGGCAAAAATTATACGATTGATATTAAAGCTGGAATGACTCTTGGAGACGTTGCTCAGGCAATTACAGATACCACAAAGGGTGAAGTATCGGGGATTGTTATGAAAACTGGCGGGGCTAAGCCCTATCAGTTGATGATTAACTCTAAAAATACTGGCGAAAACAGCAGGATTTATTTTGGTTCCATCATTACTTCCAATCCTATTCCTGAAACTCCTATTGATTTAGAACAGGGAGATTTTACGCTAACACTTAAAGACAAAAATGGGAATAATCAAAATATTGATATTATTTTTAATATTAAAGAAAAAACATCTGCTCAAGATAAAGCAGAAGCTTTAAAAGAAGCTATCAAAGAGGCTATTAAAGAAAATCCAGATACCAAAGATTTGCTTGATGGGGATATTAATGTTGGTCTTTCAGATGATGGGAAATCATTGGTTTTAAATGATAGGAGGGGCTATGAAGTCTCACTTGGAGGAAAAAAACTTGCCCAACTTGGCTTTGAACAAAATCATTCTGAAAAAGATGCTCTGCTTGAATCTAATGTTTCTGTGAAAGCAGGACATTTGGAGGGAGTGATCAATATTGGTACAGTTCCTTTAAATCTTGCTAAGATGACTAAGAAAAACAATACAAGTGAAGAAAATGCCAAAATCATTGCCCAAGCCATTGAAAATATTGCTGGAATGCACGCAAAAACTGATGGAAATGGCAAGTTGATCTTGAACTCTGAAATTGGGGAGATCAAAATTACCCCTCAAGATAGCGAGGGTAAAAAAGCCATTAAAGAATTGGGTTTAAAAGAAGGATTGATTCAAGATTATTCAAAAATTCAAAGCGAGATTTTTAAGTTTAAAAATCTTCAAGCTGCTTCTGATGCAAAATTTACTTATAATGGAGTGACAATAACACGTCCAAGCAATGAGATTAATGATGTGATCAATGGAGTTTCTTTAACCTTGCAAGAAACGACTGAACCAGGAAAACCCGCCATTATTAGTATCGGTAGAGATAATCAGGTCATTATCGATAATATCAAAGAATTTGTTAAGGCTTATAATGAATTGATTCCAAAGCTTGATGAAACTACCCGTTATGATCCTGATACCAAAGTAGCGGGTATTTTTAATGGTGTTAGTGATATCCGAACGATTCGTTCTGCCATCAATAATGCTTTTTCTTATACTGTGAGTTCGCAAGGTGATATGCAAAGTCTTATGAAATATGGCTTGAGCATTGATGATAAAAGCAAAATGAGTTTAGATGAATCCAAACTCTCAAGCGCTTTGAATGAAGATCCTCAAAAAACTCAAGATTTTTTTTATGGAATGGATAAAAAGAATTTTGAAGGAAAAGAAATTCACCAAGAAGGGATTTTTGTAAAATTTAATAAAGTTTTGTCTGATTTGGTCGATGGTAATAATGCTAAACTTAAAATCTATGAGGATTCATTGGATAAAGATGCTAAAAATCTCAAGAAAGACAAGGAAAGTGCTATGGATCTTTTGAAAACTAGATACGATATTATGGCAGATAGATTCGCAGCTTACGATGGTCAGATTGCTAAGGCTAATAATTCGTTTAATGCCGTTCAAATGATGATAGATCAATCCGTTGCCAAGAAAAAATAA
- the fliS gene encoding flagellar export chaperone FliS yields the protein MRSANAYYLYQQNSVSVESPAKLIEMLYEGILRFASHARRHTEIQDIEKKIYYINRVTDIFTELLNILDYEKGGEVAVYLTGLYTHQIKLLTQANVENNCNKIDTVINVTKGLLEAWREIHQNELGR from the coding sequence ATGCGAAGTGCGAACGCCTATTATCTGTATCAGCAGAATTCAGTTTCTGTAGAATCTCCTGCTAAGCTTATTGAAATGCTTTATGAGGGTATTTTAAGGTTTGCTTCTCACGCTCGCAGGCATACTGAAATCCAAGATATTGAGAAAAAAATTTATTATATCAATCGAGTAACAGATATTTTTACAGAGTTACTTAATATCCTTGATTATGAAAAAGGTGGAGAGGTGGCAGTTTATCTCACGGGTCTTTATACCCATCAAATCAAATTGCTCACGCAAGCAAATGTTGAAAATAATTGTAATAAGATCGACACGGTCATCAATGTGACTAAAGGTTTGCTAGAAGCTTGGAGAGAAATTCATCAAAATGAATTGGGCAGATAG
- a CDS encoding YggS family pyridoxal phosphate-dependent enzyme, translated as MNVFAKNLDTIITKIEKARIAYSRHQIIQLIAVSKYVTIYDIQALYECGQRAFGENKIQDLKAKTQALNELPLQWHMIGTLQENKINALLALKPTLMHSLDSFKLALAIQKKCEANHLTLNALLQINSSGEPTKSGVKPQEAEETYFNILKHCPCIHLEGLMTIGANTSEVTKIEKSFQTTKDIFDKLKANGARILSMGMSGDFEIAISCGANMLRIGSALFEK; from the coding sequence GTGAATGTCTTTGCAAAAAATCTTGATACGATCATTACAAAAATAGAAAAAGCAAGAATTGCTTATTCAAGACATCAAATTATCCAACTCATTGCCGTATCTAAATATGTAACTATTTACGATATTCAAGCCTTGTATGAATGTGGTCAAAGAGCTTTTGGTGAAAACAAAATTCAAGATCTGAAAGCAAAAACTCAAGCATTAAACGAACTCCCGTTGCAATGGCATATGATTGGAACTCTGCAAGAAAATAAAATCAATGCATTATTGGCACTAAAACCCACGTTGATGCATTCTCTAGACTCCTTTAAGCTTGCTTTAGCAATCCAAAAAAAATGTGAAGCAAATCATCTTACCCTCAATGCTCTCTTGCAAATCAACTCTTCAGGCGAACCTACAAAAAGCGGTGTGAAACCTCAAGAAGCAGAAGAAACTTATTTTAATATTCTTAAACATTGTCCTTGTATTCATTTAGAAGGATTGATGACCATCGGAGCCAATACATCTGAAGTGACAAAAATTGAAAAATCGTTTCAAACGACTAAAGATATTTTTGACAAACTCAAAGCAAATGGAGCAAGAATTTTATCAATGGGAATGAGTGGAGATTTTGAAATCGCTATTTCTTGCGGAGCCAATATGCTCCGAATTGGATCGGCATTATTTGAAAAATAA